The following are encoded in a window of Pristis pectinata isolate sPriPec2 chromosome 1, sPriPec2.1.pri, whole genome shotgun sequence genomic DNA:
- the LOC127573862 gene encoding cyclin-dependent kinase 5 activator 1-like codes for MGTVLSLSPEPKGKAGETDAGQQGGKNPKEKNLKKHSVLISALTWKRLVAASAKKKNAKKVNPTPAGQVNATGNNDPVKQLNSENLKRSRPSLTQAPAAPEPYPGQHKPPSVPIPVPVPVAPNSVKPSAKNLPPPQKQSSSGSLGSPRRVVVQASTGELLRCLGDFLCRRCYRLKQLNANEPVLWFRNVDRSLLIQGWQDQGFITPANVVFVYLLCREVVDEELATDFELQATFLTCLYLAYSYMGNEISYPLKPFLVEANKEIFWERSLAIIDRMSAKMLRINSDPHYFTEVFQDLKNESNIRDSNGQYIINLDR; via the coding sequence ATGGGCACGGTGCTCTCATTGTCTCCGGAGCCCAAGGGCAAGGCAGGAGAGACTGATGCTGGGCAGCAGGGCGGCAAGAATCCCAAGGAGAAAAACTTGAAGAAGCATTCGGTCCTCATCTCCGCCCTGACCTGGAAGCGCCTGGTTGCAGCCTCTGCCAAGAAGAAGAACGCCAAGAAGGTGAATCCAACGCCGGCCGGACAGGTGAACGCCACGGGTAACAATGACCCGGTGAAGCAGCTCAACAGCGAGAACCTGAAGAGGTCTCGCCCATCCCTGACCCAAGCCCCAGCCGCTCCTGAACCCTACCCGGGACAGCACAAGCCACCGAGCGTCCCCATCCCGGTGCCGGTCCCCGTGGCTCCCAACAGCGTCAAGCCGTCCGCCAAGAACTTGCCGCCTCCACAGAAGCAATCGAGCAGCGGCAGTCTGGGTTCGCCCCGCCGGGTCGTGGTCCAGGCGTCCACCGGAGAACTCCTCCGGTGTTTGGGAGACTTCCTGTGTCGCAGGTGCTACCGTCTGAAGCAGCTGAACGCCAACGAACCGGTGCTGTGGTTCAGGAACGTGGACCGCTCCTTGCTCATCCAAGGTTGGCAAGACCAAGGCTTCATCACCCCGGCCAACGTGGTGTTCGTCTACCTGCTCTGCAGGGAAGTGGTGGACGAGGAGCTCGCTACCGACTTCGAACTGCAAGCCACTTTCCTCACCTGCCTCTACCTCGCCTATTCCTACATGGGCAACGAGATCTCCTATCCCCTGAAGCCTTTCCTGGTGGAAGCCAACAAGGAGATCTTCTGGGAGAGAAGCCTTGCTATCATCGACCGAATGAGTGCCAAGATGCTGCGGATTAATTCCGACCCGCATTACTTCACTGAGGTCTTCCAGGACCTCAAGAACGAATCTAACATCAGAGACTCCAATGGGCAGTATATAATTAACCTGGACCGTTag